From the genome of Constrictibacter sp. MBR-5:
AGGTGCTGGAGACGATGGTGCGGAGCCTGAAGCCGGCGATCGTCGGCGAGGACGTGCGCTACGCCGAGCGGATCTGGGAGCGGCTGTGGAAGGAACTCTACTTCCTCGGCCACAAGGGCGTGACCGTCTTCGGCCTCGCCGCGATCGACACCGCCCTCTGGGACGCCAAGGGCAAGGCCCTCGGCCAGTCCGTCGCCCACCTGCTCGGCGCCGCCCGCGACCGCGTGCCGGTCTATTGCAGCGCCGGCCTTTGGCTCTCCGCCACGCCGGACGAACTCGCCGCCGAGGCGGCCGGCTACGTCGCCGAGGGTTTCCGGGGCGTGAAAATGCGCGTCGGCAAGACGCACGTCGAGGAGGATGTCGAGCGGGTCGCCGCCGTGCGACGGGCGATCGGCCCGGACGTCTCGCTGATGTGCGACGCCAGCCGCGGCTTCACCGCCGACCATGCGATTCGCCTCGGCCGCAGGCTGGAAGACTTCGACCTCACCTGGTTCGAGGAGCCGGTGGCGCCGTACGACTATCACGGCTCCGCCCGCGTGGCGGCCGCGCTCGACACCCCCATCGCCAGCGGCGAGACAGAGGCGACGCGCTACGGCTTCCGCAGCATGCTGGAGGCCGGCGCCGCCGACATCTGGATGGCCGACCTCGGCCGCGTCGGCGGGGTCACCGAGTTCGTGAAGGTGGCCCACCTCGCCGCCGCGCACGACATCGCGATTTCCAACCATCTGTTCACCGAGCAGAGCCTTTGCCTGATGGGTGCGTTCGGCAACGCCACGTGGCTGGAGTTCATGCCCTGGACGGCGCGTCTCTATCGCGAGCGGATCGCGGTCGAGGACGGCCACATCGCCGTGCCGGACCGGCCGGGCCTCGGCTTCACGTTCGACATGGATGCGGTCGACCGGCACCGGATCCGGTGATCAGAAAACCGTGGTCTTGCGTAGGAGCCCGGGTCCGTTATGTTGCCACTGCGACGCTTTCTCATTCGCACTACCGCCGCAGAGGATGGGCCATGAAGACCCTGAAACGCTCCACGACGATCACGCTCGCCGCGACGCTGCTCGCCGGTACGACGGCCATCGCTTCCGCCGCCGAGGTCAACATCTACTCGGCACGGCATTACCAGACCGACGAGCAGCTCTATAACGGCTTCACCGAAGCCACCGGCATCAAGATCAACCGGATCGAGGACGACAGCGACAAGCTGATCTCGCGGATCGAGGCCGAGGGGCGCAACAGCCCGGCCGACATCCTCGTCACCGTCGACGCCGGACGGCTCTGGCGTGCCGAGGAGAAGGGCATCTTCGCCGACACCTCCTCGGAAACGCTGACGAAGCGGATCCCGTCGTCGCTGCGCCATCCCGACGGCGAATATTTCGGCTTCTCGAAGCGCGCCCGGCTGATCTTCTTCAACAAGGCGGAGATGAAGGATCCGCCGAAGACCTACGAGGCGCTCGCCGATCCGAAGTACAAGGGCGAGATCTGCATCCGCTCCAGCTCCAACATGTACAACCTGTCGCTGATGGCCTCGATGATCGAGGCGCACGGCGAGGAGAAGGCGCTGGAGTGGGCCAAGGGGGTCGTCGCCAACATGGCGCGCGCACCGAAGGGCGGCGACACCGACCAGATCAGGGCCGCCGCCGCGGGCGAGTGCGGCATCGCGGTCGCCAACCACTATTATTTCATCCGGCTGATGACGTCGGACAAGTCGGCCGACCAGGACGTGGTCAAGGCCATGGGCGTCGTCTTCCCGAACCAGGACGACCGCGGCACCCACGTCAACATCTCCGGCGCCGGCGTGCTGAAGCACGCGCCGAACAAGGAGAATGCCGTCAAGTTCCTGGAGTATCTGGCCAGTGACAAGGCCCAGCAATACTTCGCCGTCGGCAACTACGAGTATCCGGTGGTCGAAACGGTGAAGCCGGCCGAGGTGGTCGCCGACCTGGGCCACGACTTCAAGCAGGACCCGGTGAACGTCAGCGCCTATGGCCGCAACCAGGCCCAGGCGCAGAAGCTGCTCGACCAGGCCGGCTGGAAGTAACTGGTAACGACAGGCCGGGACGGCCACGCGGCCGTCCCGGCGACCTTCGTCCCCGGGGTCAGTCCCCGCCGGCGGCGACCTTCGCCCGCTCCTTCTCCGCCATCATCGCCTTCAGCTGCTCCGGCGTCATGCGGACGATGTCCTCGTTCTGGTGCGCATAGAGGTCGTAGCCCTCGGTCGAGAGTTCCTCGAGCTTGAGCCGCTCCGCCAGGACCTCCTGCTTCCAGGCCTGATGCGCCGGCTCCATGGCGTGGAACTCGGGCATCACCTCCTCGGCGAACATCGTCAGGCTGTCGCAGATGTCCTTGTGGCTGGTCTTCCCCGCCTGGTTCAGCAGGATGACCTGGTCCACATGCGCGTCGGCGAACATCCGCAGCCGCTTGCGGATCGTCTCCGGCGATCCGATCAGGCCGTTGCGCAGCGCCTGCTGCGCCTTCTCGGTGTGGCGCCACT
Proteins encoded in this window:
- a CDS encoding mandelate racemase/muconate lactonizing enzyme family protein; its protein translation is MRVTDLRTIVVEVPLPRPTRNSSGVSNDRVGCVLVFVDTDAGVTGESFLFTLGGRRIEVLETMVRSLKPAIVGEDVRYAERIWERLWKELYFLGHKGVTVFGLAAIDTALWDAKGKALGQSVAHLLGAARDRVPVYCSAGLWLSATPDELAAEAAGYVAEGFRGVKMRVGKTHVEEDVERVAAVRRAIGPDVSLMCDASRGFTADHAIRLGRRLEDFDLTWFEEPVAPYDYHGSARVAAALDTPIASGETEATRYGFRSMLEAGAADIWMADLGRVGGVTEFVKVAHLAAAHDIAISNHLFTEQSLCLMGAFGNATWLEFMPWTARLYRERIAVEDGHIAVPDRPGLGFTFDMDAVDRHRIR
- a CDS encoding Fe(3+) ABC transporter substrate-binding protein yields the protein MKTLKRSTTITLAATLLAGTTAIASAAEVNIYSARHYQTDEQLYNGFTEATGIKINRIEDDSDKLISRIEAEGRNSPADILVTVDAGRLWRAEEKGIFADTSSETLTKRIPSSLRHPDGEYFGFSKRARLIFFNKAEMKDPPKTYEALADPKYKGEICIRSSSNMYNLSLMASMIEAHGEEKALEWAKGVVANMARAPKGGDTDQIRAAAAGECGIAVANHYYFIRLMTSDKSADQDVVKAMGVVFPNQDDRGTHVNISGAGVLKHAPNKENAVKFLEYLASDKAQQYFAVGNYEYPVVETVKPAEVVADLGHDFKQDPVNVSAYGRNQAQAQKLLDQAGWK